One Thiocapsa bogorovii DNA segment encodes these proteins:
- the secA gene encoding preprotein translocase subunit SecA, with product MVKHLLKKVFGSRNDRLVKTLLKSVARINALEPELERLSDQALAAKTTEFRERLAAGADLDSLIPESFAVVREASKRTLGLRHFDVQMVGGMVLNDGKIAEMRTGEGKTLVATLSAYLNALPSKGVHVVTVNDYLARRDAAWMGQIYHFLGLTTGVINSSGGTGPDSASFLFDLSYEPPVGQGYRHMRPVSRKETYAADITYGTNNEFGFDYLRDNMAFVAEQRVQRDPFYAIVDEVDSILIDEARTPLIISGPSEGSTDLYKQIDKIIPRLTRQAPITNEEGQPDFGPGDYSVDEKARQVYLSEEGHEHVEQMLVEIGLLAEEGGLYDPANIVLMHHVYAALRAHALFQKNVEYIVRDGQIVIVDEFTGRTMPGRRWSEGLHQAVEAKEGVAIQPENQTMASITFQNLFRLYPKLSGMTGTADTEAYEFQQIYGLEVVVIPTNQPMVREDRGDLVYLTQDEKYQAIIEDIRDCVARGQPALVGTASIETSELIDRLLVEQKIPHEVLNAKQHEREAGIIAQAGRPGAVTIATNMAGRGTDIVLGGNLEAELEEAGPDADRDAIRAAWKERHAQVVAAGGLHVVGTERHESRRIDNQLRGRSGRQGDPGSSRFYLSLEDNLMRIFASDRVGKMMQKLGMQQGEAIEHPWVTKAIENAQRKVEGRNFDIRKQLLEYDDVANDQRKVIYRQRRELMDSVDVSDTVTAMRDDALTRLINTYVPPESLEEQWDVEGLSVALNEHFGGDWPIRKWLDEDDSLHEETLRARIHDTLISAYADREKLIGSPTMRQIETAVMLQTLDTHWKDHLAAMDYLRQGIHLRGYAQKNPKQEYKREAFEMFSAMLDSIKHDVVATLAKLQVQTQPGAEPQPVSALGAAPAREREFEFKHERFEGLGSAGDADPEGRDRASARGAEPAHAQPYVRGDRKVGRNEPCPCGSGKKYKQCHGKAS from the coding sequence ATGGTCAAGCATCTGCTCAAAAAGGTCTTCGGCAGCCGGAATGACCGGCTCGTCAAGACGCTGCTCAAGTCAGTCGCACGGATCAATGCCCTTGAGCCCGAGCTCGAGCGACTCTCCGATCAAGCCCTCGCCGCGAAGACGACGGAGTTTCGCGAGCGTCTTGCCGCAGGAGCGGATCTCGACAGCCTGATTCCGGAGTCATTCGCGGTCGTGCGCGAGGCATCCAAGCGAACGCTCGGCCTACGTCACTTCGATGTGCAGATGGTCGGCGGTATGGTGCTCAACGACGGTAAGATCGCCGAGATGCGAACCGGCGAGGGCAAGACCCTGGTCGCGACCCTCTCGGCCTACCTCAATGCCCTCCCGAGCAAGGGCGTGCACGTCGTCACCGTCAACGACTATTTGGCACGGCGCGACGCCGCCTGGATGGGGCAGATATACCATTTCCTCGGTCTGACCACCGGCGTGATCAATTCATCGGGCGGTACCGGCCCGGATTCCGCGTCCTTCCTCTTCGATCTGAGCTACGAGCCGCCCGTCGGTCAAGGTTATCGCCACATGCGCCCGGTCTCCCGCAAGGAGACCTATGCCGCGGACATTACCTACGGCACCAACAACGAGTTCGGATTCGACTATCTGCGCGACAACATGGCCTTCGTGGCCGAGCAGCGCGTTCAGCGCGATCCCTTCTACGCGATCGTCGACGAGGTCGACTCCATCCTCATCGACGAGGCGCGCACCCCGCTCATCATCTCGGGTCCCTCCGAAGGGAGCACGGATCTCTACAAGCAGATCGACAAGATCATTCCGCGCCTTACGCGTCAGGCCCCCATCACCAACGAGGAGGGTCAACCCGACTTCGGTCCCGGCGATTATTCGGTCGACGAGAAGGCGCGCCAGGTCTATCTGAGCGAGGAAGGTCACGAGCACGTCGAGCAGATGCTGGTGGAGATCGGACTCCTCGCCGAGGAAGGCGGTCTCTACGACCCCGCCAACATCGTCCTAATGCACCACGTCTATGCCGCGCTGCGTGCGCATGCGCTGTTTCAGAAGAACGTCGAGTACATCGTGCGCGACGGTCAGATCGTCATCGTCGACGAGTTCACCGGGCGCACGATGCCGGGCCGGCGTTGGTCGGAGGGTCTGCATCAGGCGGTGGAGGCCAAGGAAGGGGTCGCCATCCAGCCCGAAAACCAGACGATGGCGTCGATCACCTTTCAGAATCTCTTCCGGCTCTATCCCAAGCTCTCGGGTATGACCGGCACGGCGGATACCGAGGCGTACGAGTTTCAGCAGATCTACGGGCTGGAGGTCGTCGTCATCCCGACCAATCAGCCCATGGTCCGCGAGGATCGGGGCGACCTCGTGTATCTCACGCAAGACGAGAAGTATCAGGCCATCATCGAGGACATCCGCGACTGCGTTGCTCGCGGTCAGCCTGCCCTCGTGGGTACCGCCTCGATCGAGACCTCCGAGCTGATCGATCGTCTGCTCGTCGAGCAGAAGATCCCGCACGAGGTCCTGAACGCCAAGCAGCATGAGCGCGAGGCCGGGATCATCGCCCAGGCCGGCCGTCCCGGTGCCGTCACCATCGCCACCAACATGGCCGGTCGCGGGACCGACATCGTGCTCGGCGGTAATCTGGAGGCCGAGCTCGAAGAGGCCGGTCCCGATGCCGATCGCGACGCCATTCGCGCCGCCTGGAAGGAGCGCCACGCCCAGGTGGTGGCGGCCGGCGGTCTGCATGTCGTCGGCACCGAGCGGCACGAGTCCCGTCGTATCGACAACCAGTTGCGCGGTCGCTCCGGCCGCCAAGGTGACCCGGGCTCCTCGCGTTTCTATTTGTCGCTCGAAGACAACCTGATGCGCATCTTCGCCTCCGATCGCGTCGGCAAGATGATGCAAAAGCTCGGCATGCAGCAGGGCGAGGCGATCGAGCACCCCTGGGTGACCAAGGCGATCGAGAACGCCCAGCGCAAGGTCGAGGGCCGCAACTTCGATATCCGCAAGCAGCTGCTCGAATACGACGACGTCGCCAACGATCAGCGCAAGGTCATCTATCGCCAACGCCGCGAGCTGATGGACAGCGTGGATGTCTCGGATACCGTCACGGCGATGCGCGACGATGCCCTGACGCGCCTGATCAACACCTATGTTCCGCCCGAGAGTCTCGAAGAGCAGTGGGATGTGGAAGGGCTGAGTGTCGCGTTGAACGAGCATTTCGGCGGCGACTGGCCGATCCGCAAGTGGCTCGACGAGGACGACTCGCTCCATGAAGAAACCCTGCGGGCACGCATCCACGATACCCTGATCTCGGCTTACGCCGATCGCGAGAAGCTCATCGGCTCGCCGACCATGCGTCAGATCGAGACCGCGGTGATGCTCCAGACCCTAGACACCCATTGGAAGGACCACCTTGCCGCGATGGACTATCTACGTCAGGGGATCCATCTGCGCGGCTACGCGCAGAAGAACCCCAAGCAGGAGTACAAGCGCGAGGCCTTCGAGATGTTCTCCGCGATGCTCGACAGCATCAAACACGACGTCGTGGCCACTCTCGCCAAACTCCAGGTGCAGACACAGCCCGGTGCAGAGCCGCAGCCTGTCTCCGCGCTCGGAGCGGCGCCCGCTCGGGAACGGGAGTTCGAGTTCAAGCACGAGCGCTTCGAGGGTCTCGGTTCCGCGGGCGATGCGGATCCCGAAGGCCGCGACCGGGCGAGCGCTCGCGGCGCCGAACCTGCGCACGCTCAACCCTATGTCCGCGGCGATCGCAAGGTCGGGCGCAACGAGCCCTGTCCCTGCGGTTCGGGTAAGAAGTACAAGCAATGCCACGGCAAAGCGAGTTGA